The Halorussus vallis DNA segment CGGCGAGTAACTCAGTCGCCTCGGACGTTGGCCTCTAAGGCCTATTCCGTCGGTGAACTGTCGGAATCTTTTTCCAGCAGGCGCTTATAAGAATGTGTAACTGCTGAATCGACTGGTCCGAGCGGATACTGTCTGTACCGGTGCATCCCTGATAGGGGATGTGACTCTACGGGCGTAACACTCCCCGCGCGGGAGGGCCACCGTCGATTCGGTTTTGCGTAGCACTGCCTTTCTAGCGAACCCTCGTACTGCTTGGAGTCACCGCTGTCCTATCCTGTCGGACTCTGAGCGTCCCGCTGGCGATTCGAACCACGACAGAATCCTACCATGTCAAGACCGTACTCCACCCTCGTAGTCGTACTGCTCGTCCTCGTGAGTGCCGTTGTGCCCGCGAGCGCTGCACTCGGACTCAACGACACTCCGAGTATCGAGACGGCCGAACACTACGGACAGCCGTCATTCGTCGTCACGTACTCGGACGGCGGCCTCACAGACCTCCGCGAGTGGGCGAGCAAGCGTAGCGAGCGAAAACTGATTCGGTACGACAATGCGAGCGGGACGGCGACGGTCGCCGCGCCACGGGTCGCCGTCGACGCGGGCTTGCTCAACCGCGTGCTGAGTGTCCGGTCGCTCGACGACCTCAGCCGCCTGTCGAGTAGGAGTCTCCTTTCGTCGCAGGGCTACATCAAGCACGTCCAACCGAACTACGTCCACTCGCTCGCGAAGCCTATCGAGGTCCTACGAGACAAGTCGAACGCCTCGATTCCGACGCAGGGTTGGACAGCATTAGACGACCCCAAGTATCCTCTGAACGGCGTGGCATTCTCCGGGGACGCGAATAAGACGACGATGGCTGAGTCACGCGCGATTCTCGGCGTCGATAACGTCTCCGCGAATATCGACGGAACGGGCGTTCTCGTAGCGAACATCGACACGGGAACCAACACCGCAGACGGCCTCGTGTTCGGGAACGGAAGTTCGGGGTCGGAAATCCGGATTTCGAATGCCTCGAAGAACTTCATCACGAACACGACGGTTGAGCAGGCGGGATGGGACGCGATTGCTGACGGAAACGGCCACGGGACGTGGACGAGTTCGGCGGTTGCTGCGAATACGTCGAACGACTCGCACGACGGCGTTGTGCCGGGCGCTCGACTGCTCGTCTTGAAGGCGCTTTCGGACGATGGCAGTGGGTCGACGTCGGATATTGCTGAGGCGATTCGGTACGCGGCCGACCAGAACGCCGACGTGGTTACGATGTCGCTTGGTTCGCCGGTGTACGACGAGGCAATCGTCTCGGCCGTCGAATACGCGTACGCGCACGGGGTTGATGTGGTGACGGTCGCGGCCGGGAACAGTCGATTCGCGCGAAGTCCTGGTATCGCGTCACCGGGAGACGCGCAAGACGTGATTACGGTCGGCGCGACGAACGGCAGTGAACCATCGCACGCGGCGAGCGCGTACTTCTCGCAGTACGGCCCTGACAGCGGGGCGACGGACCTCTCTACTGGGATGTCGCGCGGTGCGAGCATCGACGTGGTTGCGCCGGGAATGGCGACCGTCGTGCGCGTTCCCGTTGAGGATAGTAGTCGGACGAAGCTCTCGAAGCTCTCGGGGACTTCGATGGCGACCCCGATGGTCGCTGGTGGTGCGGCGCTCCTCGTCGACGCACACCCGTCGTGGGAGAACAAGACGTTCCGCGACTGGATTCGAGACGGCGCGGTCGCCGTCCCTCACGCGGCTGAGACTGAGGTTGGACACGGGATGTTCAACGCCGCGAATTCGATTTCGAAGACGGACCCGAAGACCGAGCAGGAGGGCGCGATGACCAAGGCCGCCGAGCGTCGTGACGATTTCCAGCGGGCTCTCGCGGGCGATACGTCGTGGCTTCCGTTCTCGGTCGCACCCGTCATCGCAGAAGGAGTCTAAGGATATGAGTCAGGTTTCTCGACGACAGTTCCTCCGAGCGACAGCCCTCGCTGGAACCGTTACGGCCGTAGGGAGTACGCACGTTCATGCCGACCACGGTGAGCATCAACCGGACCACGTTTCGGTGACGTTCGACCGAGTGTTTCTCGAATCCTACCAACCGCGTCTCGACCTCACGGCGGTCAAGACGAACCCGGAGGACACTCTCCCGAAAGCGATCTACGGATGGAAGGCATCGAGTCCCGAGCATTCGACGGACGTCGCCGTGTTCTGGACTGCCTATTCCTTTCAAGCAGGCCTCTCACCGTTCGGGCATGACTCGCACCTCGGCGACCATGAGCCGGTCTACGTGTTCGTCGATGACGAAACGGGCGAGGTCCGAGAGGTCATCTACAGCGCGTACCACTGGCTTCGCGGCCGGGCGACAGTACCACCGCTCTATGACGGGAGACACCCCGAGGCGACGGTAGTTAGCCCGTGGCACCAGTACTCGCTCGGAGCAAGTCCGGAAGCGGAGTTCGTCTCCGTCGAAGACCTGCTCGATGTCTTCAACAATTGGCTTGACGATGGCCTTGAAGACGACCTGGCTCCTGGGACTGCACGGAATCCCTGGAAGATGTCCGGACGGTCTGGCCGCCGTCACTGGTGGCGGGAAGGACGAGACGGAGTGAGCATGAACAAGCTGTTCTATAGTTCGATGCTTAGCATCAGCGGGTTAGTTCCTGGTATCGACATCGGCGGTGCGAGCGCAAGCGACAACACGGAGTAAACTACAAACATGTTAGAAGAACCCTGGTTTGAGAGTGGTATCGTTATCGGAATGCCCAACACCGGTTTGACGGTCACCGTCGCCGCGGCCGTGTTCGTCCTGGGCCTGCTCGCCGCCCTGGTCGCCTCGAGCCGCGACCCGCGAGCCCTGGCCGGCCGTGCTAGATTCATGGACTGGAAACTACCTCGCAAAGCCCTTTCTCTCGTTTTCTGCCTGTTTCTCATTACCAGCGGTATCGGGCCGTTCGTTCATGTTTCCCCGACTGACACGGCAGAAGCTCACGGGACTTCAACGATAGACTGGCAAAATTCTCCAATGGATGGAGATTACATGGATTCGGCATATGATAAGCAGAACAAAACCGTCTTTGGTGCGTCTAACTCTAAAGTAGTTGCTATAGATGCCGAGACTGGTTCTTATAAATACAATATTTCCACAGGAGAAGTTTATGGGGTATCCTACGAGGGGAATTACCTCTATCTAACATACAGGGCCAGTACCATAGGAATATATGACGCGTCAAACGGACAATTTGTGAAGAACATCTCTATAAAACAGAAATACATAAGAGCAATAGAGGTTTCGGACTCCGGAACTATATTCTTCGCAGGTCAATCAAACATAACGGCAATGAACCAGGATGGTTCAGTAAAATGGACTAGCCCAACTGGGGACTGGGGAAGGGAGCTCGTTTACTCAAAATCGGATAATCGCGTATATCTTGCGTCTGATGCCGGTATCTATGCAGTTAACGCTACTGATGGCTCTCGAGAATGGGTCTATAGCCCTTCGACAATTCAGTATAAGACTCTCACTGTTGATTCCACAGGAGTCTATTTCGGCGGGAGAGACGGGAATCCGGTATATATCGGGGGCGTAGATAAATCGGGTAATCAACTGTTCTCCGACCAAATAGCTTCGGCGGGGGAACAACCAAGGGGTATGCGAAAATTTGAAGAATTCCTCTACTATGGCCTTCAGTCGGCGTCTGAAGTTCATGCCTATAACGTTTCGTCTCAAGGAGTCGCACACGCATATACCGGACTGGCGAACACCGACCAAACGGGCGAAGCGATTGAACGGGGCGGTAACGTACATTACGTTAACTTCGGGATTGATTCGGTTGGGTCACTCGATACGGGGCACGTCGCGTCTTATTCGTCTCCGGTTTCGGGGACTGTCAGTGATTCATCCGGCAACCCAATTGCTCAAGCGAATCTGACCATCACGGATACATCTGACAGTTCCGAAGTGTTCTCAGGCCAGTCGAACAACACCGGGGAATTCTCTGCCCAGCTTGAAGATGGCGACTACCGTCTAACCGCAAACAAGAACGGCTACGTAGAGTTCTCAAAGACGTTCACAGTCTCGGGCAGTCCAAAGACCGTGGACATCACGCTCACCGCGAAGCAGACGATTTCGGGGACGGTCGTTCACTGTTCAGACGGTCAAGCGATAACTCGCATCCAGCAGGGTTCTGACGCTACGTGCCCGACTGTCTCGAACGCGACGGTCGAAATCTGGGCGGTGTCGCACGCGAACATCACGCCTGAGGGCGTCCAGTCGAAGTTCGACCGTGCGAAGGAACTCCTCGAACAAGCAAAGAATCCGAAACCACCGAACTTCCGGTTGAACCGCACACTCACCGGACAAACGGGCATCTTCCGCAACACGAGTAAGCTCTACCCGGCGCTCTACACCCAGGAGGACATGGGGACTGCGCCGTGGGTGTCCGACAGCGCGGATCTCCGAACGCCTCGACTCCAACTCCCTGCTGGTGAACCCATCATCGTCACAGCCTGGAATCCCGAGAGGGGCGGCGTTGGCTGTGGTGTCGGTGCGTGGGTGACGAGCAACGAGTATAACTGCCAGCTTCCGGGCAAGCATGTTCGGAATGGGAAGGTAGTGTTCCAGCGCGTTGACCACCTCGGAGATGAAGTCGGTAGTCCGCACGAGGTTGCGTTGTCGAAAACGAAGGGTGGCGGGCTCGGCGACCCGAGTAGCCTCAAGTACGGCCGGACGCGTCTCTCGGCAGGTTTCTACGAGGTCACGGTCAATAAGGACGGCAAAGAAGCCGTCTCGTATCCCGTGGTTGTCGGCAGTCCGAACGAGGTCGCTGAGACGATTCAGAAGGACCTCCGGAATGACGCGAACCAGTTGACAGAACAGGCGAAACAAACTCTCCAACGGCTCCAGTCAGGGAAGTTCGAGCGTATCACTGTCCAGGCGGATGAGAACGGGAAGTTCTCGTATCAAGTCGACGACCCGATGCTGAAGACGGTGGCTGTTCAGGCGTACAAGGGAGGGCAGGTTCTCGAAGACGCGAAGAACCCGTCGATGGAGCGGCTTCGAACGGTGATGGAAAACGGCGGCTACAACGGCTCCGTCTACATCTCTACGGAAGTCGAGACGGTTCGTGTCGAGAACGCCCAAGGCCTCACAGTCGAGACGCGCGAACTGTCTGCGCCGCCGTTCTACAATTCGTCACTGTTCAACCAGTCGTGGACGGACTTCCTCAAGCAACTCCGGAATCAGTCGTTCTCGGAGCTTCCGGCGTTCCTACAACAGCAGTTGAACGGGACGTCGCGCGAGCGTCTCCAGCAGGTCTACGAGCAGTTGAACCAACTGACGAAACAGAATGACCGGCTTCGCGACCGCTACGAGGAACTGTTGAATCGCCAGAACCAGGACATCAACGTCGAAATTAATGGGTCGGACGCGAGCAATGAGGAGCTCCGTCAACGGATTCAGGCGCTCCAGCAGACGATTACGGAACTCCGAGATACGATAGAGGTCGGCGACGGAAGCACGAACGTCGGCCAAAACGCGGTGACGGCGATCCGGACGTTCGGTGCGGACCTCACGAAAGACCAAGTGGTCGTAACCGGCCACTGGTCGAACGGGACGTCGTTCGTGGTTCCCGATGAGTACATCACGCTCGACCAGAGTACGACGACGAACATCCCTGGAGTGAACTTCGGGACGACAACAGTGCGTGTGGAGGACTACCCGATTACGGAGTCGGACCCGGCGGGCCTATCGTTCTCGTT contains these protein-coding regions:
- a CDS encoding twin-arginine translocation signal domain-containing protein, which encodes MSQVSRRQFLRATALAGTVTAVGSTHVHADHGEHQPDHVSVTFDRVFLESYQPRLDLTAVKTNPEDTLPKAIYGWKASSPEHSTDVAVFWTAYSFQAGLSPFGHDSHLGDHEPVYVFVDDETGEVREVIYSAYHWLRGRATVPPLYDGRHPEATVVSPWHQYSLGASPEAEFVSVEDLLDVFNNWLDDGLEDDLAPGTARNPWKMSGRSGRRHWWREGRDGVSMNKLFYSSMLSISGLVPGIDIGGASASDNTE
- a CDS encoding S8 family peptidase yields the protein MSRPYSTLVVVLLVLVSAVVPASAALGLNDTPSIETAEHYGQPSFVVTYSDGGLTDLREWASKRSERKLIRYDNASGTATVAAPRVAVDAGLLNRVLSVRSLDDLSRLSSRSLLSSQGYIKHVQPNYVHSLAKPIEVLRDKSNASIPTQGWTALDDPKYPLNGVAFSGDANKTTMAESRAILGVDNVSANIDGTGVLVANIDTGTNTADGLVFGNGSSGSEIRISNASKNFITNTTVEQAGWDAIADGNGHGTWTSSAVAANTSNDSHDGVVPGARLLVLKALSDDGSGSTSDIAEAIRYAADQNADVVTMSLGSPVYDEAIVSAVEYAYAHGVDVVTVAAGNSRFARSPGIASPGDAQDVITVGATNGSEPSHAASAYFSQYGPDSGATDLSTGMSRGASIDVVAPGMATVVRVPVEDSSRTKLSKLSGTSMATPMVAGGAALLVDAHPSWENKTFRDWIRDGAVAVPHAAETEVGHGMFNAANSISKTDPKTEQEGAMTKAAERRDDFQRALAGDTSWLPFSVAPVIAEGV
- a CDS encoding carboxypeptidase regulatory-like domain-containing protein gives rise to the protein MLEEPWFESGIVIGMPNTGLTVTVAAAVFVLGLLAALVASSRDPRALAGRARFMDWKLPRKALSLVFCLFLITSGIGPFVHVSPTDTAEAHGTSTIDWQNSPMDGDYMDSAYDKQNKTVFGASNSKVVAIDAETGSYKYNISTGEVYGVSYEGNYLYLTYRASTIGIYDASNGQFVKNISIKQKYIRAIEVSDSGTIFFAGQSNITAMNQDGSVKWTSPTGDWGRELVYSKSDNRVYLASDAGIYAVNATDGSREWVYSPSTIQYKTLTVDSTGVYFGGRDGNPVYIGGVDKSGNQLFSDQIASAGEQPRGMRKFEEFLYYGLQSASEVHAYNVSSQGVAHAYTGLANTDQTGEAIERGGNVHYVNFGIDSVGSLDTGHVASYSSPVSGTVSDSSGNPIAQANLTITDTSDSSEVFSGQSNNTGEFSAQLEDGDYRLTANKNGYVEFSKTFTVSGSPKTVDITLTAKQTISGTVVHCSDGQAITRIQQGSDATCPTVSNATVEIWAVSHANITPEGVQSKFDRAKELLEQAKNPKPPNFRLNRTLTGQTGIFRNTSKLYPALYTQEDMGTAPWVSDSADLRTPRLQLPAGEPIIVTAWNPERGGVGCGVGAWVTSNEYNCQLPGKHVRNGKVVFQRVDHLGDEVGSPHEVALSKTKGGGLGDPSSLKYGRTRLSAGFYEVTVNKDGKEAVSYPVVVGSPNEVAETIQKDLRNDANQLTEQAKQTLQRLQSGKFERITVQADENGKFSYQVDDPMLKTVAVQAYKGGQVLEDAKNPSMERLRTVMENGGYNGSVYISTEVETVRVENAQGLTVETRELSAPPFYNSSLFNQSWTDFLKQLRNQSFSELPAFLQQQLNGTSRERLQQVYEQLNQLTKQNDRLRDRYEELLNRQNQDINVEINGSDASNEELRQRIQALQQTITELRDTIEVGDGSTNVGQNAVTAIRTFGADLTKDQVVVTGHWSNGTSFVVPDEYITLDQSTTTNIPGVNFGTTTVRVEDYPITESDPAGLSFSFRVAGENGIGSATNRLSNPHAEGEPPKISSIDLSTLRPGPQETVAVAVNPAEDSSFRRVTGATVYGPSGAELNTSNVSEGNRFTFKTKGAGVYSLRIGIETTDGTQHVETFRLSAAKKSEARPPSIRAKSGVVGVYALTGDTFQDGSIDVESNGQSVSIVGQLPCEVDAPSSVHVYTESVQPSSTATTEIRLVRCGDHRELKRHVEVTVHGKALSENALVYRNGEPLTMDGSTRYGQYSISANGTVYETYTDASGTLTLKVNNDPGYIDRLLFSLNKRVSFSMPDVLSFTTVPKLPDVSAN